In Hyalangium minutum, the genomic stretch CTTATCTGGCGAGCCCTCTTTCTGCCGCGACGAACGGCGCTGCGCTGCGCGTCGAAGGCGGCCTCATCACCACTGTCAGCTAGAGGAGTCCCTCATGCCAA encodes the following:
- a CDS encoding SDR family oxidoreductase, which produces MQRMIKPEELASMVAYLASPLSAATNGAALRVEGGLITTVS